The genomic DNA CCTGACCGTCGCCAGCGCGGCGGCGGAACTGGCGCTGCGACAGGATAGCGACCGGCTCAAGCTGGACGCCAGCCTGTCCGCGGTGCGGATCAGCGACGTGAAGGTCGAGCGGGCACCGCAGATCGCTGAAGCCGCGCGATCCGATTCCGCCGGCAATCAGGGCAGCTCGCAGCAGTCCCAGAATAATGGCTGGCAGGGGCAGGGCAATGGACAGGGCATGGGGCATTCTTCTGCCCAGTCGCAGATGCGCGGGCGTGGGCAGGCGCGCGAAAATATCGTTTCAGACCTTAAAGGAAGCAGCGTCACGGTCGTTCTTAACCATGAACAGACCGGCGAAGCAGGCGTCGACCTGCTGCGCGCGCGCTATGCGTGACCGCCGCCTTTCCTAGGGGACAAAAGCAATGAGCGATGAGCCGAAGGCCAAGAAGAAGAAGGGCGGGGGCATGAAGATGATCCTGCTGCTGGTCGTCGGCGTCGTGCTGGGCGGCGCGGGCGCGGCGGGCGGGCTTTATGCCGCCGGCTTCTTCAGCCCCAAGGCTGAAGGCCCGAAGGAGGACCCGAACAAGCCGGTGCTGGTGCTGGCGGGCGAGGACGCGCAGGCGGTCGCCACGGCCCATGGCTGGGCCGGTGAAGGTGGCGGCGGTGGCGGTGAGGGTGGCGGTCATGCAGGTGGCGGCGAGAGCCATGCCGCCGCGGCGGGTCATGTATCCGGCCATGGCGTCGACCTGCCGACCCCGGCCAATCCGGCGGCCTATCAGGCCACCTATTTCCAGCTTCAGGCGCCTTTCACCTCCAACATGTCGGACACCGATGCCTTCGCCCAGATCACCGTCGCGGTATCGACCTATTATGACTATCGGGTGATCGCCGCGATCAAGCAGCATGAGATGCCGGTCCGCAGCCAGGTGCTGATGATGCTGGCGCAGCAGCCGCAGGAGGTGCTGGACACGCCGCAGGGCAAGCAGATGCTGCAAAAGAAGATCCGCGACATCGTCAACGATATATTGAAGCAAAAAACCGGCTATGGCGGCGTCGACAATGTCTATTTCACGAACTTCGTGATCCAGTAGGCACCGCGGCGCGCCAACGCGCCTTAACCGGAATTTTACCATTTTCGTTATTTATGGTCTTGCCTGAACAGGGTCGGGATGTCCCCTGATCCGATGCGGGCAGGGGACCAAAATGACCGAGGTACAGTCCTACGCCTTCGGGCGCGGGGAAATGCAGGCACCGATCATGCTGTCCGGGCTGGACCGGCTGGGCGAAAAGCTCAGCCGGCGCATTCGCGCCCTGATCGAGCCGATCGCCGGCGTGCGCCCGCTCGTCACCGCGCAGGATACACGCGTGCTGGACTTCGGCACCTGGTCGGCGGACGTGCCGGCCTTTTGCAGCCTGTCCATCTATCGCCTGCTGCCGCTGAAGGGCCAGATGCTGCTGCGCATGGACGCCGGCATGATCTCCACTCTGGTCGACTGTTTCTATGGCGGCATCGGCAATCGCCCGCTGCCCGAACGCGGTGAATTCACGCCCACCGAGGACCGGCTGATCGCGCGCCTGTCCGATACGATCACCGCCCGTCTGGTCGAAACCTGGACCGACATATTGCCGCTGGAGCAGAGCCTGCTGCTGCGCGAAAGCGCGGTCGGTTATGCCGCCGCCGCTCAGCCGGGCGACCAGATGGTGCTGCAACGGTTCAAGGTGTCGCTGACGCGGGAGCAGGAATGGCCGGTCGACCTGCTGTTCCCGCTTGCCGCCCTGCGCGCGGTCGAGGCGCTGACCGGCGCCAACATCCCCGCCGATGAGGAGCATTGCGATCCCGTCTGGCAGGCGCGCATCGCCCGCCGTATGCGCGACATCCGTATGCCCGCCCGCACCGTGCTGGCCCGGCCCAATCTTTCCCTCGCCGATCTGATGCAACTCAAGGTCGGCGATGTCATCCCCGTCACCATCGGCCGATCGCTGCCGTTGATCGTCGGAAACCGCATCGTCGCCCATGGCACGATCGGCGAACAGGACGGCCGCGCCGCCTTCCAGATTGAAAAGCTTGCACAGGAACCCGATCAATGAGCGACATGAGCGAAGCCCCTCGCCTGGACCGGCAGGAAGACCCGGTCAGCCGGATGACCAATAATCGCCAGTTCAAGCTGCTGGCCGACATTCCGGTGCGCATGTCGGTGGAGGTCGGATCGACCTCGCTGCGGCTCGCCGAAGTGATGGACCTGGCCGAAGGCAGCATCGTCGAACTGGACCGGCAGGCGGACGATCTGCTCGACATCATGGTCAATGGCGCGCTGATCGCCAAGGGCGAGGTGGTGACGGTGAACGGCCGCTATGGCATCCGCATCGTCGACATCGCCGCGACCGAGCATCGTCTGGCCGGGATCGAACGGCGCGGCTAACGCGCTCCATCCGATTTTGCGCTTGCCTTCGGCGATGAAACTGCGGAACGCAGGCGAAAGTTAACCATAATCGCGGGCGGGCCATCATGTTCTGGTATTTCGTCAAACTGCTGATCCTGCTGCCGCTGGTAGGTGGCATGGCCTTCGCCATGCTGTGGTTGTGGCGCAAATATCAGCCCGGCATGATGGCGGGGCAGGGGGAGCGCTCGCTCAAGCTGCTCGAAGCGCTGCCGATGGGGCCGTTCGGCAAGCTGGCCGTGGTGGAGTTTGAGGGCAAGAAGATACTGGTCGCCGTCACCCGCGGCCGGATCGAGAAGATCGCGGAAGGCGACCCCTATCGTGCGCGGTAAGATGCTGCTGATCGGCGGCGTTCTGACCGTTGCCAGCCTTGCCGTGGTGGAGCCGGCGCTGGCGCAGGCGATCCCCGCCGCGCCGGTCGACAATGGCGGCGCGCTGAGCCGCGCGATGGGGCAGATTTCGGGCGACGGCCGTTCGCTATCGCTGTCCTTGCAAATTCTGATCCTCATGAGCCTGCTGACGGTGTTGCCGTCGCTGGTGTTGATGATGACCAGCTTCACCCGCATCATCATCGTGCTGTCGCTGCTGCGGCAGGCGCTGGGCCTGCAACAGACCCCGCCCAATCAGGTGCTGGTGGGCCTTGCCCTGTTCCTTTCGCTGTTCGTGATGCGGCCGGCGGTCGACGCGATCAATGCACAGGCCTTCGACCCCTATGGCAAGGGTCAGATCAGCATCGAGGAGGCGGTCGGCCGGTCGGGCAAGGTGCTGCACGGCTTCATGACCAAACAGACCCGCGAAAGCGACCTCAAGCTGTTCCAGAATCTGGCCAAGGCGCCCGCCTTTCGCACGGCCGACGACATTCCCTTCACGATCCTGCTGCCGGCCTTCGTCACGAGCGAACTCAAGACCGCGTTCCAGATCGGCTTCATGATCTTCCTGCCCTTCCTGATCATCGATCTGGTGGTTGCCTCGACGCTGATGGCGCTGGGCATGATGATGCTGTCCCCCACCATCATCTCCATGCCGTTCAAGCTGCTGCTGTTCGTGCTGGTCGATGGCTGGGCGCTGACCATGGGGTCATTGGCGGGGTCGTTCGCGACATGAGGCGCCACATCTTCTTCCACGCGGTGCGGTAGGGCGGATGGAAAACGCCGATTTCTTCATGGGCCTGGCCCAGCAGGCGCTGTGGATCACGGCGCTGGCGGCTGCGCCCATCCTGATCCCGGCGCTGATCGCGGGCCTGATTATCGGCATGGTGCAGGCGGCAACGTCGATCAACGAACAGACGCTGAGTTTCATTCCCAAGATATTGGTGGTGGGCGCGATGCTGACCCTGTTCGGCGGATCGATCATGGTG from Sphingobium sp. CAP-1 includes the following:
- a CDS encoding flagellar motor switch protein FliM produces the protein MTEVQSYAFGRGEMQAPIMLSGLDRLGEKLSRRIRALIEPIAGVRPLVTAQDTRVLDFGTWSADVPAFCSLSIYRLLPLKGQMLLRMDAGMISTLVDCFYGGIGNRPLPERGEFTPTEDRLIARLSDTITARLVETWTDILPLEQSLLLRESAVGYAAAAQPGDQMVLQRFKVSLTREQEWPVDLLFPLAALRAVEALTGANIPADEEHCDPVWQARIARRMRDIRMPARTVLARPNLSLADLMQLKVGDVIPVTIGRSLPLIVGNRIVAHGTIGEQDGRAAFQIEKLAQEPDQ
- the fliQ gene encoding flagellar biosynthesis protein FliQ, whose protein sequence is MENADFFMGLAQQALWITALAAAPILIPALIAGLIIGMVQAATSINEQTLSFIPKILVVGAMLTLFGGSIMVLIADFTREIFERIPDLLQ
- the fliN gene encoding flagellar motor switch protein FliN yields the protein MSDMSEAPRLDRQEDPVSRMTNNRQFKLLADIPVRMSVEVGSTSLRLAEVMDLAEGSIVELDRQADDLLDIMVNGALIAKGEVVTVNGRYGIRIVDIAATEHRLAGIERRG
- a CDS encoding flagellar basal body-associated FliL family protein; protein product: MSDEPKAKKKKGGGMKMILLLVVGVVLGGAGAAGGLYAAGFFSPKAEGPKEDPNKPVLVLAGEDAQAVATAHGWAGEGGGGGGEGGGHAGGGESHAAAAGHVSGHGVDLPTPANPAAYQATYFQLQAPFTSNMSDTDAFAQITVAVSTYYDYRVIAAIKQHEMPVRSQVLMMLAQQPQEVLDTPQGKQMLQKKIRDIVNDILKQKTGYGGVDNVYFTNFVIQ
- a CDS encoding FliO/MopB family protein yields the protein MFWYFVKLLILLPLVGGMAFAMLWLWRKYQPGMMAGQGERSLKLLEALPMGPFGKLAVVEFEGKKILVAVTRGRIEKIAEGDPYRAR
- the fliP gene encoding flagellar type III secretion system pore protein FliP (The bacterial flagellar biogenesis protein FliP forms a type III secretion system (T3SS)-type pore required for flagellar assembly.) codes for the protein MLLIGGVLTVASLAVVEPALAQAIPAAPVDNGGALSRAMGQISGDGRSLSLSLQILILMSLLTVLPSLVLMMTSFTRIIIVLSLLRQALGLQQTPPNQVLVGLALFLSLFVMRPAVDAINAQAFDPYGKGQISIEEAVGRSGKVLHGFMTKQTRESDLKLFQNLAKAPAFRTADDIPFTILLPAFVTSELKTAFQIGFMIFLPFLIIDLVVASTLMALGMMMLSPTIISMPFKLLLFVLVDGWALTMGSLAGSFAT